The proteins below are encoded in one region of Salvia splendens isolate huo1 unplaced genomic scaffold, SspV2 ctg939, whole genome shotgun sequence:
- the LOC121791843 gene encoding UPF0481 protein At3g47200-like — protein MRDINIATHNNSLLAHIMADDEHSQQPQPKMQWVLNIDKDLENLPNTSAESAHWSKRSIYRIPASVTDVNTRAYKPQIVSFGPYHHGSVHLRAMEEHKSRALLHFLKRSSRPLQAYVDALAPVAQDLKDAYDQLGADWHDDTAKFLELMIVDGCFMLEILCVACATDAGGSGVHQLPPPPSSCIGHACWPWTRAPVPSHQAPAEREALVRDYAENDPIFSKHGKLYIVPYLKRDMLMLENQLPMLVLEKLVAVQNDKSLKDSKDLTKRILKFFQQNINHAKHLHEFNHCLHILDIYRKSLLLEEPRAKKQKAGAAAPAHQGGDDIIRSATELNEAGIRIKRSKSRSLKDITFRGGVLRLPLIVVDDALESLYLNLIAFERFHVGAGNDLTSYIFFMDNIIDSAMDVSLLHSCGIIQNALGSDKAVAKLFNSLSKDITLDPESSLEQVHKQVSEYCQKPWHQWRANLMHTYFTNPWAILSVVAAIFLFALTIVQTVYSVLGYINPPA, from the exons atgagaGACATAAATATCGCGACACACAACAACTCACTGCTCGCACACATAATGGCCGACGACGAACATTCCCAACAACCCCAGCCAAAAATGCAATGGGTTCTCAACATCGACAAGGATCTCGAAAATCTCCCCAACACCTCGGCCGAGTCGGCCCACTGGAGCAAGCGCTCCATCTACCGGATCCCTGCCTCGGTGACCGATGTCAACACCCGGGCCTACAAGCCCCAGATCGTCTCCTTCGGCCCTTACCACCACGGGAGCGTCCACCTGAGGGCAATGGAGGAGCACAAGAGCCGCGCGCTCCTCCATTTCCTCAAGCGCTCCAGTAGGCCCCTCCAGGCCTACGTGGACGCCCTGGCCCCCGTGGCCCAGGACCTCAAGGACGCCTACGACCAGCTCGGGGCCGACTGGCACGACGACACGGCCAAGTTCCTCGAGCTGATGATCGTGGACGGGTGCTTCATGTTGGAGATACTCTGTGTCGCGTGCGCCACGGACGCTGGGGGCTCGGGCGTTCACCAGCTTCCGCCCCCGCCCTCGTCCTGCATCGGCCACGCGTGCTGGCCGTGGACCAGGGCCCCGGTCCCCAGCCATCAGGCGCCGGCGGAGCGGGAGGCCTTGGTGAGAGACTATGCGGAAAACGATCCGATCTTCAGCAAACACGGCAAGCTATACATTGTGCCTTATCTAAAGAGGGACATGCTGATGCTCGAGAACCAGCTACCGATGCTGGTTCTCGAGAAGCTCGTGGCCGTGCAGAATGACAAGTCGCTCAAG GACTCCAAAGATCTGACCAAACGCATCCTAAAATTCTTCCAACAAAACATCAATCACGCCAAACACCTCCACGAGTTCAACCACTGCCTCCACATCCTAGACATATACCGCAAGAGCCTCCTTCTCGAGGAGCCTCGCGCCAAGAAGCAGAAGGCGGGGGCTGCGGCCCCCGCCCACCAGGGCGGTGACGACATCATCCGCTCGGCCACGGAGCTCAACGAGGCCGGGATCCGCATCAAGCGTAGCAAGTCCCGGAGCCTCAAGGACATCACGTTCCGTGGGGGGGTGCTGAGGCTCCCCCTGATCGTGGTGGACGACGCGCTCGAGTCGCTCTACCTCAACCTCATCGCGTTCGAGCGCTTCCACGTGGGCGCGGGCAACGACCTCACCTCGTATATCTTCTTCATGGACAACATCATCGACAGCGCGATGGACGTCAGCCTGCTCCACTCGTGCGGCATCATACAGAACGCGCTCGGCAGCGACAAGGCCGTCGCCAAGCTGTTCAACTCGCTGTCGAAGGACATCACGCTCGACCCCGAGAGCAGCCTTGAGCAAGTGCACAAGCAG GTAAGTGAGTATTGCCAGAAGCCGTGGCACCAATGGAGGGCAAACCTCATGCACACCTACTTCACGAATCCGTGGGCCATTCTGTCTGTCGTAGCCGCCATCTTCCTCTTCGCCCTCACCATTGTCCAGACTGTTTACAGTGTCCTAGGTTACATCAATCCACCTGCTTAA